One window of the Trifolium pratense cultivar HEN17-A07 linkage group LG2, ARS_RC_1.1, whole genome shotgun sequence genome contains the following:
- the LOC123908200 gene encoding probable protein phosphatase 2C 10 translates to MDSLCCFNSSRKGVGGRSSCSSGKGKSLQCPLKYGFCLVEGTQDHTMEDFHVAKIVQFNGRELGLFAIFDGHLGDTVPAYLQKHLFSNILKEENFWTDPNSSIIEAYEATDQAILSHNPDLGRGGSTAVTAILINNQKLWIANVGDSRAVLSRKGVAIQMSIDHEPNTERRIIENKGGFVSNLPGDVARVNGQLAVARAFGDRNLKSHLRSDPDVQPEDIDQDTELLILASDGLWKVMANQEAVDIAIKIKDTQKAAKQLIAEALKRESRDDISCIVVRFK, encoded by the exons ATGGATAGTCTCTGTTGCTTCAACTCTTCCAGAAAG GGTGTTGGAGGACGTTCTTCATGTAGCTCTGGCAAAGGCAAGAGCCTTCAGTGCCCTCTTAAGTATGGCTTTTGCTTAGTTGAAGGGACACAAGACCACACAATGGAGGACTTTCACGTTGCGAAAATTGTCCAGTTTAACGGCCGAGAGTTGGGACTTTTTGCTATATTTGATGGACACTTGGGTGACACTGTGCCTGCCTATTTACAAAAACATCTCTTTTCTAATATCTTGAAGGAA GAGAACTTTTGGACTGATCCAAACAGTTCGATCATCGAAGCTTATGAGGCAACGGATCAGGCCATTCTATCTCATAATCCTGATTTGGGGCGAGGGGGATCGACTGCAGTGACAGCCATTCTTATAAATAATCAGAAGTTATGGATAGCAAATGTTGGAGATTCACGGGCTGTTCTTTCGAGGAAAGGCGTCGCTATACAGATGAGTATTGATCATGAGCCTAATACTGAAAGACGCATCATCGAGAATAAAGGAGGCTTTGTCTCGAACCTTCCAG GAGATGTTGCTAGAGTGAATGGACAGCTTGCAGTTGCTCGTGCATTTGGAGACAGAAACCTGAAGTCACACTTACGATCTGATCCAGACGTACAACCTGAAGATATCGATCAAGATACTGAGCTCTTGATACTTGCTAGTGATGGTCTATGGAAG GTAATGGCAAACCAAGAAGCAGTTGATATTGCCATAAAGATAAAAGATACACAAAAGGCAGCTAAACAACTAATTGCAGAAGCATTGAAAAGAGAGAGTAGGGATGACATTTCCTGCATTGTTGTTCGATTCAAGTGA
- the LOC123911327 gene encoding copper-transporting ATPase PAA1, chloroplastic-like, whose amino-acid sequence MSSSSSIVLIQIPKTMDSVVTQKILFKPLNLNFPIRSGIQQQLNHRVLYHNSVMPLRCSASTPPPSSDDAIVLNVRGMMCEGCASSVKKILETQPQVLSATVNLTSETALVSLSPLLSEEKTSPNWQKELGETLAHHLTTCGFTSALRGQEDRD is encoded by the exons AtgtcatcttcatcttcaatagTTCTAATCCAAATTCCAAAAACAATGGATTCTGTTGTAACGCAAAAGATACTTTTCAAACCTCTGAACCTAAATTTTCCCATCAGAAGCGGCATCCAACAGCAGCTGAACCACCGCGTTCTCTACCATAACTCTGTTATGCCATTGCGGTGCTCAGCCTCAACTCCTCCTCCTTCTTCTGATGATGCTATTGTTCTCAATGTCCGG GGAATGATGTGTGAGGGATGTGCTTCTAGCGTCAAGAAAATTCTAGAAACTCAA CCACAAGTGTTATCTGCTACTGTGAATCTAACATCAGAGACAGCACTAGTTTCCCTTTCCCCTTTGTTATCCGAAGAGAAAACTTCACCAAATTGGCAAAAGGAGTTAGGAGAAACACTTGCACACCATTTAACTACATGTGGTTTTACTTCTGCCCTTAGAG GTCAGGAAGATAGAGACTAA
- the LOC123906023 gene encoding calmodulin-binding transcription activator 2-like isoform X1: protein MAERPSYGLGPRLDIQQLQFEAQHRWLRPAEICEILRNYRLFHITSEPHIRPPSGSLFLFDRKVLRYFRKDGHNWRKKKDGKTVKEAHEKLKVGSVDALHCYYAHGEENENFQRRSYWLLEQDTHIVFVHYLEVKGNKSNIGGSADSDGVISDSQKVNSPSSGFPTTYSSVPSLSTDSMSPTSSLASLREDADSGDHGQSSVSGTDYIPLFDRDKFRGNDGNCIDGPKAHGLASWDTVLQCTAELNADPSLVSIPSFPPGSLSNILDQEHNILGDFSMSRSGYTIGAGGSQPLQPNWQIPFEDNTGHMPTFTQSLSLEFGSDYGTGLLGNVAHNESSEIDPVMFNFHGEPKEKLAHQNYMEETVDGHPQVDLKSNSANEVPSEETINHPLSVRRSLLDRDESLRKVDSFNRWITKALGEVDNLNMQSSPGISWSTDECGHVIDETSLSPSLSQDQLYSINDFSPKWADADSDIEVLIIGSFLKTQPDVTTYNWSCMFGEVEVPAEVVSNGILCCQAPPHKVGRVPFYVTCSNRLACSEVREFDFREGYSRNVDYSEFFNSSNEMLLHLRLYEFLSLKPVHPSNQTFEGDTEKRNLIRKLISLREEEDYSIKEERVVEMDISRHKVKKHLFHRQVKEKLYSWLLHKVTESGKGPNVLDKDGQGVLHLAAVLGYDWAITPILTAGVNINFRDVNGWTALHWAASCCRERTVAALVSMGADCGALTDPSPEFPSGRTAADLASSNGHKGLSGFLAESSLTSHLEALTVDDQQKGGLQEVLGTKAVQTVSERTATPVYSDMPDALCLKDTLTAVRNATQAADRIHQVFRMQSFQRKQLTQYEDDEFGLLDQRALSLLASKASKSGHGDGLVNDAATQIQKKYRGWKKRKEFLIIRQRIVKIQAHVRGHQVRKQYKTVIWSVGILEKVILRWRRKGSGLRGFRPETLNKAPSQQNDSPKEDDYDYLKEGRKQKEEKIEKALSRVKSMVQYPEARAQYRRVLNVVEDFRQKKDCNMGLISSEETVDGVEDLIDIDMLLDDENFNAIAFDSL, encoded by the exons ATGGCGGAGCGTCCTTCTTACGGATTAGGTCCTCGATTAG ATATTCAGCAATTACAATTTGAAGCACAACATCGGTGGTTACGACCTGCAGAAATTTGTGAAATTCTTCGTAATTATCGGCTGTTTCACATCACATCAGAACCTCATATAAGGCCACCGA GTGgttcactttttctttttgaccgGAAGGTTTTGAGATACTTTAGAAAGGATGGACATAATtggagaaagaaaaaagatgGAAAAACAGTGAAAGAAgctcatgaaaaattaaag GTCGGAAGTGTTGATGCGTTACACTGCTACTACGCACATGGAGAAGAAAACGAAAATTTTCAAAGGAGAAGCTATTGGTTGCTTGAACA GGATACACACATAGTATTTGTCCACTACTTGGAAGTTAag GGGAACAAGTCAAATATTGGAGGAAGTGCCGATAGCGATGGGGTCATATCAGATTCCCAAAAGGTCAACTCTCCGTCGTCTGGTTTTCCCACAACTTATAGTAGTGTGCCTTCACTGAGTACAGATTCCATGAGCCCAACTAGCAGCTTGGCATCTTTACGTGAAGATGCTGATTCAG GTGATCATGGACAGTCTTCAGTTTCTGGAACGGATTATATCCCACTTTTTGACAGGGATAAATTTAGAGGAAATGATGGTAATTGTATTGATGGCCCGAAAGCACATGGCTTGGCATCATGGGACACAGTCTTGCAATGCACTGCTGAGTTGAATGCTGATCCTTCTCTTGTATCTATCCCTTCCTTTCCACCTGGTTCCCTGTCAAACATCCTTGACCAAGAACATAACATCTTGGGTGACTTTTCAATGAGCAGAAGTGGCTACACTATTGGAGCAGGGGGCTCTCAGCCTCTCCAACCAAATTGGCAG ATTCCTTTTGAAGACAACACAGGACACATGCCAACTTTTACCCAATCATTGAGTTTGGAATTTGGATCTGATTATGGCACTGGTTTACTAGGGAATGTAGCTCATAATGAAAGTTCTGAAATTGATCCTGTCATGTTTAATTTTCATGGTGAGCCAAAAGAGAAGCTTGCACATCAAAACTATATGGAAGAGACGGTAGATGGACACCCACAAGTTGACCTTAAGTCCAATTCCGCAAATGAAGTTCCTAGTGAAGAAACTATTAACCATCCCTTATCTGTGAGGCGCTCATTATTGGATAGGGATGAGAGCTTGAGGAAGGTTGATAGCTTCAATCGATGGATTACTAAAGCACTTGGAGAGGTGGATAATTTGAATATGCAGTCCTCACCTGGTATTTCATGGAGTACAGATGAATGTGGGCATGTGATAGATGAAACCTCACTGAGCCCATCTCTGTCTCAGGACCAACTGTATAGCATAAATGATTTTTCACCCAAATGGGCCGATGCAGATTCAGACATTGAG GTGTTGATTATTGGATCATTTTTGAAGACTCAACCAGATGTTACAACCTATAATTGGTCCTGTATGTTTGGGGAAGTTGAGGTTCCTGCTGAGGTTGTATCTAATGGGATTCTGTGCTGTCAAGCTCCTCCTCATAAGGTTGGGCGGGTACCTTTCTATGTAACATGTTCCAATAGGTTAGCTTGCAGTGAGGTGCGTGAATTTGATTTCAGAGAGGGCTATTCTAGAAATGTAGATTATTCAGAGTTTTTCAATAGTTCGAATGAAATGCTGCTTCATTTGCGACTGTACGAGTTTCTTTCTTTAAAACCAGTACACCCTTCAAATCAAACCTTTGAGGGTGATACGGAGAAAAGAAACTTAATTCGTAAGCTTATTTCACTGAGAGAGGAAGAAGATTATTCAATCAAGGAAGAGCGGGTTGTAGAGATGGATATATCACGACACAAGGTGAAGAAGCATCTGTTTCACAGGCAGGTTAAAGAGAAACTGTACTCATGGCTTCTTCACAAGGTAACTGAGAGTGGTAAAGGACCAAACGTGTTAGATAAGGATGGGCAGGGCGTGCTACATTTAGCAGCTGTTCTTGGTTATGACTGGGCAATAACCCCAATTTTAACTGCTGGAGTTAATATCAACTTCCGTGATGTGAATGGATGGACGGCCTTACATTGGGCAGCATCCTGTTGCAG AGAGCGGACAGTTGCTGCCCTTGTATCCATGGGTGCAGATTGTGGAGCATTGACAGATCCATCTCCAGAATTTCCTTCAGGGAGAACAGCTGCAGATCTCGCATCTAGCAATGGCCACAAAGGACTCTCCGGTTTTCTTGCAGAATCTTCATTAACCAGCCACCTTGAAGCCCTCACAGTGGATGATCAACAAAAAGGTGGTCTGCAAGAAGTTTTAGGAACAAAAGCAGTGCAGACCGTTTCGGAGCGAACTGCAACACCCGTCTATAGTGATATGCCTGATGCCCTCTGCCTTAAGGATACTCTAACCGCTGTCCGTAATGCTACACAAGCTGCTGATCGCATACATCAAGTATTCAGAATGCAGTCCTTTCAGAGGAAGCAGTTAACTCAGTATGAGGATGATGAGTTTGGTTTGTTAGATCAGCGGGCTCTTTCCCTACTAGCTTCTAAGGCGTCCAAGTCAGGACATGGAGATGGCTTAGTCAATGATGCTGCTACTCAAATACAGAAAAAGTACCGTGGTTGGAAGAAGAGAAAAGAATTCTTGATCATCCGTCAAAGAATTGTTAAAATCCAG GCCCATGTAAGAGGTCACCAGGTAAGGAAGCAGTATAAAACTGTCATCTGGTCCGTGGGAATCCTGGAGAAGGTTATATTACGATGGAGACGCAAGGGTAGTGGTCTACGTGGGTTTCGACCAGAAACCCTTAATAAAGCCCCCAGTCAACAAAATGATTCTCCGAAAGAGGATGATTATGATTATCTAAAGGAAGGACGAAAACAAAAAGAGGAAAAGATCGAAAAGGCCCTTTCTAGGGTGAAGTCCATGGTTCAGTATCCAGAGGCACGCGCTCAATACCGGCGTGTACTAAATGTTGTTGAAGACTTCCGTCAAAAGAAG GATTGTAATATGGGTTTGATCAGTTCTGAAGAGACAGTTGATGGTGTGGAGGATTTGATCGACATTGATATGCTTTTAGATGATGAAAATTTCAATGCCATAGCATTTGATTCTCTGTAG
- the LOC123906023 gene encoding calmodulin-binding transcription activator 2-like isoform X2 yields the protein MSPTSSLASLREDADSGDHGQSSVSGTDYIPLFDRDKFRGNDGNCIDGPKAHGLASWDTVLQCTAELNADPSLVSIPSFPPGSLSNILDQEHNILGDFSMSRSGYTIGAGGSQPLQPNWQIPFEDNTGHMPTFTQSLSLEFGSDYGTGLLGNVAHNESSEIDPVMFNFHGEPKEKLAHQNYMEETVDGHPQVDLKSNSANEVPSEETINHPLSVRRSLLDRDESLRKVDSFNRWITKALGEVDNLNMQSSPGISWSTDECGHVIDETSLSPSLSQDQLYSINDFSPKWADADSDIEVLIIGSFLKTQPDVTTYNWSCMFGEVEVPAEVVSNGILCCQAPPHKVGRVPFYVTCSNRLACSEVREFDFREGYSRNVDYSEFFNSSNEMLLHLRLYEFLSLKPVHPSNQTFEGDTEKRNLIRKLISLREEEDYSIKEERVVEMDISRHKVKKHLFHRQVKEKLYSWLLHKVTESGKGPNVLDKDGQGVLHLAAVLGYDWAITPILTAGVNINFRDVNGWTALHWAASCCRERTVAALVSMGADCGALTDPSPEFPSGRTAADLASSNGHKGLSGFLAESSLTSHLEALTVDDQQKGGLQEVLGTKAVQTVSERTATPVYSDMPDALCLKDTLTAVRNATQAADRIHQVFRMQSFQRKQLTQYEDDEFGLLDQRALSLLASKASKSGHGDGLVNDAATQIQKKYRGWKKRKEFLIIRQRIVKIQAHVRGHQVRKQYKTVIWSVGILEKVILRWRRKGSGLRGFRPETLNKAPSQQNDSPKEDDYDYLKEGRKQKEEKIEKALSRVKSMVQYPEARAQYRRVLNVVEDFRQKKDCNMGLISSEETVDGVEDLIDIDMLLDDENFNAIAFDSL from the exons ATGAGCCCAACTAGCAGCTTGGCATCTTTACGTGAAGATGCTGATTCAG GTGATCATGGACAGTCTTCAGTTTCTGGAACGGATTATATCCCACTTTTTGACAGGGATAAATTTAGAGGAAATGATGGTAATTGTATTGATGGCCCGAAAGCACATGGCTTGGCATCATGGGACACAGTCTTGCAATGCACTGCTGAGTTGAATGCTGATCCTTCTCTTGTATCTATCCCTTCCTTTCCACCTGGTTCCCTGTCAAACATCCTTGACCAAGAACATAACATCTTGGGTGACTTTTCAATGAGCAGAAGTGGCTACACTATTGGAGCAGGGGGCTCTCAGCCTCTCCAACCAAATTGGCAG ATTCCTTTTGAAGACAACACAGGACACATGCCAACTTTTACCCAATCATTGAGTTTGGAATTTGGATCTGATTATGGCACTGGTTTACTAGGGAATGTAGCTCATAATGAAAGTTCTGAAATTGATCCTGTCATGTTTAATTTTCATGGTGAGCCAAAAGAGAAGCTTGCACATCAAAACTATATGGAAGAGACGGTAGATGGACACCCACAAGTTGACCTTAAGTCCAATTCCGCAAATGAAGTTCCTAGTGAAGAAACTATTAACCATCCCTTATCTGTGAGGCGCTCATTATTGGATAGGGATGAGAGCTTGAGGAAGGTTGATAGCTTCAATCGATGGATTACTAAAGCACTTGGAGAGGTGGATAATTTGAATATGCAGTCCTCACCTGGTATTTCATGGAGTACAGATGAATGTGGGCATGTGATAGATGAAACCTCACTGAGCCCATCTCTGTCTCAGGACCAACTGTATAGCATAAATGATTTTTCACCCAAATGGGCCGATGCAGATTCAGACATTGAG GTGTTGATTATTGGATCATTTTTGAAGACTCAACCAGATGTTACAACCTATAATTGGTCCTGTATGTTTGGGGAAGTTGAGGTTCCTGCTGAGGTTGTATCTAATGGGATTCTGTGCTGTCAAGCTCCTCCTCATAAGGTTGGGCGGGTACCTTTCTATGTAACATGTTCCAATAGGTTAGCTTGCAGTGAGGTGCGTGAATTTGATTTCAGAGAGGGCTATTCTAGAAATGTAGATTATTCAGAGTTTTTCAATAGTTCGAATGAAATGCTGCTTCATTTGCGACTGTACGAGTTTCTTTCTTTAAAACCAGTACACCCTTCAAATCAAACCTTTGAGGGTGATACGGAGAAAAGAAACTTAATTCGTAAGCTTATTTCACTGAGAGAGGAAGAAGATTATTCAATCAAGGAAGAGCGGGTTGTAGAGATGGATATATCACGACACAAGGTGAAGAAGCATCTGTTTCACAGGCAGGTTAAAGAGAAACTGTACTCATGGCTTCTTCACAAGGTAACTGAGAGTGGTAAAGGACCAAACGTGTTAGATAAGGATGGGCAGGGCGTGCTACATTTAGCAGCTGTTCTTGGTTATGACTGGGCAATAACCCCAATTTTAACTGCTGGAGTTAATATCAACTTCCGTGATGTGAATGGATGGACGGCCTTACATTGGGCAGCATCCTGTTGCAG AGAGCGGACAGTTGCTGCCCTTGTATCCATGGGTGCAGATTGTGGAGCATTGACAGATCCATCTCCAGAATTTCCTTCAGGGAGAACAGCTGCAGATCTCGCATCTAGCAATGGCCACAAAGGACTCTCCGGTTTTCTTGCAGAATCTTCATTAACCAGCCACCTTGAAGCCCTCACAGTGGATGATCAACAAAAAGGTGGTCTGCAAGAAGTTTTAGGAACAAAAGCAGTGCAGACCGTTTCGGAGCGAACTGCAACACCCGTCTATAGTGATATGCCTGATGCCCTCTGCCTTAAGGATACTCTAACCGCTGTCCGTAATGCTACACAAGCTGCTGATCGCATACATCAAGTATTCAGAATGCAGTCCTTTCAGAGGAAGCAGTTAACTCAGTATGAGGATGATGAGTTTGGTTTGTTAGATCAGCGGGCTCTTTCCCTACTAGCTTCTAAGGCGTCCAAGTCAGGACATGGAGATGGCTTAGTCAATGATGCTGCTACTCAAATACAGAAAAAGTACCGTGGTTGGAAGAAGAGAAAAGAATTCTTGATCATCCGTCAAAGAATTGTTAAAATCCAG GCCCATGTAAGAGGTCACCAGGTAAGGAAGCAGTATAAAACTGTCATCTGGTCCGTGGGAATCCTGGAGAAGGTTATATTACGATGGAGACGCAAGGGTAGTGGTCTACGTGGGTTTCGACCAGAAACCCTTAATAAAGCCCCCAGTCAACAAAATGATTCTCCGAAAGAGGATGATTATGATTATCTAAAGGAAGGACGAAAACAAAAAGAGGAAAAGATCGAAAAGGCCCTTTCTAGGGTGAAGTCCATGGTTCAGTATCCAGAGGCACGCGCTCAATACCGGCGTGTACTAAATGTTGTTGAAGACTTCCGTCAAAAGAAG GATTGTAATATGGGTTTGATCAGTTCTGAAGAGACAGTTGATGGTGTGGAGGATTTGATCGACATTGATATGCTTTTAGATGATGAAAATTTCAATGCCATAGCATTTGATTCTCTGTAG
- the LOC123908199 gene encoding ribosome biogenesis regulatory protein homolog — protein MEIEGEKMFEVDLGNLMAYDSHSTVSSQQSREKLVKECLEKGTELVQAIADSLFTLPSTEDIDGPLVKLPPPTTKLPREKHMPRPRPPTKWEEFAKKKGIINRKKDKIVFDEQSETWKRRHGYDRANDEEAIPIIEAKPTDDPDEDPFAKRRENKKGRVDKQEKNRVQNLRNAAKFGDLPSHVQLAATSLPITGTQAVQKKVTKDELGNVAGIASTATASGGKFDKKLPGEKPLKHKGKFRKFPPVAPAADGKATGPTEREQAEKILNKILSKNNHDILNVKKAVTVTNVKKEKNRRSDKSKSSTTNSKLKPQKKPFKKGGSAKKGNPKTQ, from the exons ATGGAGATCGAAGGTGAGAAGATGTTCGAGGTGGACCTCGGTAACCTAATGGCGTATGACTCCCATTCCACCGTCTCTTCTCAACAATCCAG GGAGAAACTGGTAAAGGAATGTTTAGAGAAAGGCACTGAGTTAGTTCAAGCTATCGCAGATTCTCTATTTACTTTGCCCTCAACTGAAGATATCGATGGACCCCTTGTTAAATTGCCTCCACCAACCACCAAATTACCCAGAGAAAAACAC ATGCCAAGGCCAAGACCTCCTACTAAATGGGAAGAATTTGCTAAAAAGAAAG GCATTATTAATCGGAAGAAGGACAAAATTGTTTTTGATGAACAATCTGAAACATGGAAACGCAGACATGGTTATGATCGTGCCAATGACGAAGAGGCCATACCTATTATTGAGGCTAAACCAACTGATG ATCCAGATGAGGATCCTTTTGCcaaaagaagagaaaacaaaaaGGGAAGAGTTGATAAACAGGAGAAAAACCGGGTACAGAACTTGAGAAATGCTGCAAAGTTCGGGGATTTACCTAG CCATGTTCAATTGGCCGCTACTTCCTTGCCCATAACAGGAACTCAGGCAGTGCAGAAGAAGGTTACCAAGGATGAATTAGGTAATGTAGCAGGAATTGCATCAACTGCCACAGCTAGCGGTGGGAAATTTGACAAGAAATTGCCAGGTGAAAAGCCTCTAAAACATAAAGGAAAATTCCGAAAG TTCCCGCCGGTAGCACCTGCAGCAGATGGAAAAGCGACAGGCCCAACGGAGAGGGAGCAAGCTGAAAAAATATTGAACAAGATCTTGTCCAAGAATAACCACGATATACTCAATGTTAAAAAG GCTGTCACAGTGACAAAtgtgaagaaagagaaaaaccGAAGGAGTGATAAATCGAAGTCTTCAACAACCAACAGCAAACTGAAACCTCAGAAGAAGCCTTTTAAAAAGGGGGGAAGTGCAAAGAAAGGCAACCCAAAAACACAGTAA